In Deltaproteobacteria bacterium, the sequence CCTCTTTTGAGTGAACGTTCAGACAGGAGACGGCAGTTTTCAGTAAGAGGGAAGGACTGCGGCTCCAGAAAAATACCACGGATTGGAAGGAGCAAGAGAAAACAATGGCACAAGAATGGAAAGAAGTAACCGCAAAAGTTGCTGGGGCCGAGTTAACCTGTATTCAAGGCGGCAGTGGGAAACCGTTGCTGGTCCTGCACGAAGAGATTGGTCATCCTGGGTGGTTACGTTGGCATAGCGAACTGGCCCGCTCACGCACAGTGATTATCCCGCAACATCCTGGCTTTGGCAAAACGCCACGCGTTGAGTGGGTTCGTAACACTCGCGATCTCGCCGGGTTTTATGCCCGAGTGATCCGCGAAATGAATTGGTCGCCTGTCGATGTGATTGGTTTTTCGATGGGTGGCTGGATCGCGGCAGAGATGGCGGCGTGTGATGCGAAGCAGTTCCGCAAACTGGTACTGGTCTCGCCAACCGGCATTCGTCCACCGCAGGGTGATATCGCGGATATGTTTGTGGTGACGGCCCGTGCCTATGTTGATGCCAGTGTGAACAGCATCGAGAGTACCCCTGAATTCGCCAAGCTCTACGGTGGCGAGCAAACCCCAGAGCAATTCGAAGCGTGGGAAGATGCGCGTGCAGAAACTGCTCGTGTTGCCTGGCAGCCGTATATGTTCAATCCCAGCCTGCCGAATCTCCTCGAAAATGTGGTGGGACTGCCAACCATGATCGTGTGGGGGAAGCAGGACAAAATCGTTCCCATCAGCACTTCGCACGTATTCAATGAATCGATCCCAGGGTCGGATTTGGTGTTACTCGACAATTGCGGACATCGCCCAGAGATCGAGCAGACGGCAACGTTTGTTGAGCGTGTGCAGCGCTTTTTGGCGTAGTGGCACTGCGCGACGTAAGCGTCTGACCGTCTCCA encodes:
- a CDS encoding alpha/beta hydrolase, whose product is MAQEWKEVTAKVAGAELTCIQGGSGKPLLVLHEEIGHPGWLRWHSELARSRTVIIPQHPGFGKTPRVEWVRNTRDLAGFYARVIREMNWSPVDVIGFSMGGWIAAEMAACDAKQFRKLVLVSPTGIRPPQGDIADMFVVTARAYVDASVNSIESTPEFAKLYGGEQTPEQFEAWEDARAETARVAWQPYMFNPSLPNLLENVVGLPTMIVWGKQDKIVPISTSHVFNESIPGSDLVLLDNCGHRPEIEQTATFVERVQRFLA